The Paraburkholderia sp. SOS3 genome includes a region encoding these proteins:
- a CDS encoding inositol monophosphatase family protein: MHPMLNIAVKAARRAGQIINRASLDLDLIQVSKKQHNDFVTEVDKASEAAIIETLTTAYPDHAILAEESGQSENESEYQWIIDPLDGTTNFIHGFQYYCVSIALAHKGIVTQAVVYDPTRNDLFTASRGRGAYLNDRRIRVGRRDRLADGLIGTGFPFRDKNGLGAYTTLFGEMTEACAGLRRPGAAALDLANVAAGRMDGFFEQGINAWDMAAGSLLVTEAGGLVGNYTGDSDFLHVHEIVAANPKIYAQMVPILSRYSRTRQQAA; encoded by the coding sequence ATGCATCCCATGCTCAACATTGCGGTCAAAGCCGCCCGCCGCGCCGGACAGATCATCAATCGCGCCTCGCTCGATCTCGATCTGATCCAGGTTTCGAAGAAGCAGCACAATGATTTCGTCACGGAAGTCGACAAAGCGTCCGAAGCGGCGATCATCGAAACGCTGACCACCGCCTACCCCGATCACGCGATCCTCGCCGAAGAATCGGGCCAATCCGAAAACGAATCCGAGTATCAGTGGATCATCGATCCGCTCGACGGCACGACGAATTTCATTCACGGTTTCCAGTACTACTGCGTGTCGATTGCGCTCGCGCATAAAGGCATCGTCACGCAGGCCGTCGTCTACGACCCGACGCGCAACGATCTCTTCACCGCATCGCGCGGCCGCGGCGCCTATCTGAACGACCGGCGCATCCGCGTCGGCCGGCGCGACCGCCTCGCCGACGGGCTGATCGGCACCGGCTTTCCGTTTCGCGACAAGAACGGCCTCGGCGCCTACACGACGCTGTTCGGCGAAATGACCGAAGCCTGCGCGGGCCTGCGCCGTCCGGGCGCCGCGGCGCTCGATCTCGCGAACGTCGCGGCTGGCCGCATGGACGGCTTCTTCGAGCAGGGCATCAATGCGTGGGACATGGCGGCGGGCAGCCTGCTCGTGACCGAAGCGGGCGGCCTCGTCGGTAACTACACCGGCGATTCCGATTTCCTGCACGTGCACGAGATCGTCGCGGCGAATCCGAAGATCTACGCGCAGATGGTGCCGATCCTGTCGCGCTACAGCCGCACGAGACAGCAGGCGGCGTAA
- the mutS gene encoding DNA mismatch repair protein MutS — protein sequence MMQQYLRIKGEHPGTLVFYRMGDFYELFFDDAEKAARLLDLTLTQRGASAGTPIKMAGVPHHAVEQYLAKLVKLGESVAICEQIGDPATSKGPVERKVVRVVTPGTLTDAALLSDKSDVYLMATCVAHNRRGVVTSVGLAWLNLASGALRLAEIPPDGVAAALERIRPAEILVADVSTPDANAWTPPASGSGSGALTRVPGWHFDIASGKQRLCDQLDVASLDGFGAQTLTCACGAAGALLLYAAATQGQQLRHVRSLKVELESEYIGLDPATRRNLELTETLRGTESPTLCSLLDTCCTTMGSRLLRHWIHHPPRDASYAQGRQQAIGALLDASAQLNPSTSIDTLRGALRQISDIERITGRLALLSARPRDLSSLRDTFIALPELRTQLAAVAAHADSLARLDASLEPPAQCVELLSRAVAAEPAAMIRDGGVIARGYDAELDELRDISENCGQFLIDLETRERARTGIGNLRVEYNKVHGFYIEVTRGQTDKVPDDYRRRQTLKNAERYITPELKTFEDKALSAQERALAREKSLYDALLQALLPFIADCQRVAGALAELDLLVAFAERARELDWVAPLFTPAGGIEIEQGRHPVVEAQVEQFIANDCRLSAERKLLLITGPNMGGKSTFMRQTALIALMAYVGSYVPARRASFGPIDRIFTRIGAADDLAGGRSTFMVEMTEAAAILNDATPQSLVLMDEIGRGTSTFDGLALAWAIARHLLAHNGCHTLFATHYFELTQLPAEFPQAANVHLSAVEHGHGIVFLHAVNEGPANQSYGLQVAQLAGVPSAVIRAARKHLAHLEQQSAAQPAPQLDLFAPPSMVEDADDDAYDGYRDDRHGNAAPVPADPLADALVERLRAIDPNELRPREALDLLYELHELAAAPDTQR from the coding sequence ATGATGCAGCAGTACCTGCGCATCAAAGGCGAGCACCCGGGCACGCTCGTGTTCTACCGGATGGGCGACTTCTACGAGCTCTTCTTCGACGACGCCGAAAAAGCGGCGCGACTGCTCGACCTCACGCTTACGCAGCGCGGCGCATCGGCCGGCACGCCGATCAAGATGGCGGGCGTACCGCATCACGCGGTCGAACAATATCTCGCGAAGCTCGTCAAGCTCGGCGAATCGGTCGCGATCTGCGAGCAGATCGGCGACCCGGCCACGTCGAAGGGGCCGGTCGAGCGCAAAGTCGTGCGCGTCGTCACGCCCGGCACGCTGACCGACGCGGCGCTGCTGTCGGACAAGAGCGATGTCTACCTGATGGCCACCTGCGTCGCGCACAACCGGCGCGGCGTCGTGACATCGGTCGGCCTCGCGTGGCTCAATCTCGCGAGTGGCGCGCTGCGTCTCGCCGAGATTCCGCCCGACGGCGTCGCGGCCGCGCTCGAACGCATCCGCCCGGCCGAGATTCTCGTCGCCGACGTGTCGACGCCGGACGCCAACGCCTGGACACCGCCCGCAAGCGGCAGCGGCAGCGGCGCGCTCACGCGCGTGCCGGGCTGGCATTTCGATATCGCATCGGGCAAGCAGCGTCTGTGCGATCAGCTCGACGTCGCGAGCCTCGACGGCTTCGGTGCGCAGACGCTGACCTGCGCGTGTGGCGCAGCCGGCGCCTTGCTGCTTTACGCGGCGGCTACGCAAGGCCAGCAGCTTCGGCATGTGCGCAGCCTCAAGGTCGAGCTCGAATCCGAATACATCGGTCTCGATCCGGCGACGCGGCGCAACCTCGAACTGACCGAAACGCTGCGCGGCACCGAATCGCCGACGCTCTGTTCATTGCTCGACACCTGCTGCACGACGATGGGCAGCCGCCTGCTGCGGCACTGGATCCATCACCCGCCGCGCGACGCGTCGTATGCGCAGGGGCGTCAGCAGGCGATCGGCGCACTGCTCGATGCATCCGCGCAGCTGAACCCTTCGACCAGCATCGATACGTTGCGCGGCGCGTTACGGCAGATCTCCGACATCGAACGCATCACCGGGCGGCTCGCGTTGCTGTCGGCGCGGCCGCGCGATCTGTCGAGCCTGCGCGATACGTTTATCGCGCTGCCCGAACTGCGCACGCAACTCGCCGCTGTCGCCGCCCATGCGGATTCGCTCGCGCGCCTCGATGCGTCGCTCGAACCGCCGGCTCAATGCGTCGAACTGCTGTCGCGCGCGGTCGCAGCGGAACCCGCGGCCATGATTCGCGACGGCGGCGTGATCGCGCGCGGCTACGATGCGGAACTCGACGAATTGCGCGATATTTCGGAGAACTGCGGCCAGTTCCTGATCGACCTCGAAACGCGCGAACGCGCGCGCACGGGCATCGGCAACCTGCGCGTCGAGTACAACAAGGTGCACGGCTTCTATATCGAAGTCACGCGCGGCCAGACCGACAAGGTGCCTGACGACTATCGCCGCCGTCAGACGCTGAAAAACGCCGAGCGCTACATCACGCCCGAGCTCAAAACATTCGAAGACAAGGCGCTATCCGCGCAGGAACGCGCGCTCGCACGCGAGAAGTCGCTCTACGACGCACTGCTGCAAGCGCTGCTGCCGTTTATCGCCGATTGCCAGCGCGTCGCCGGCGCGCTCGCCGAACTCGATCTGCTCGTCGCCTTCGCGGAGCGCGCCCGCGAGCTCGACTGGGTCGCGCCGTTGTTCACGCCGGCAGGCGGCATCGAGATCGAGCAAGGCCGGCATCCGGTCGTCGAAGCGCAGGTCGAGCAGTTCATCGCCAACGACTGTCGATTGAGCGCCGAGCGCAAGCTGCTGCTCATCACCGGTCCGAACATGGGCGGCAAGTCGACGTTCATGCGGCAAACCGCGTTGATCGCGCTGATGGCCTATGTGGGCAGCTACGTGCCCGCGCGGCGCGCATCGTTCGGCCCGATCGACCGCATCTTCACGCGCATCGGCGCGGCCGACGATCTCGCCGGCGGCCGCTCGACGTTTATGGTCGAGATGACCGAAGCGGCCGCGATCCTCAACGACGCAACGCCGCAAAGCCTCGTGCTGATGGATGAAATCGGCCGCGGCACGTCGACCTTCGACGGCCTCGCGCTCGCATGGGCGATCGCACGGCATCTGCTTGCGCATAACGGCTGCCATACGCTTTTCGCAACGCACTACTTCGAGCTCACGCAACTGCCCGCGGAGTTCCCCCAGGCAGCCAACGTGCATCTGTCGGCGGTCGAGCATGGGCACGGCATCGTGTTCCTGCATGCGGTCAACGAGGGGCCGGCGAACCAGAGCTACGGCTTGCAGGTTGCGCAACTCGCGGGCGTTCCGTCGGCGGTCATTCGCGCGGCGCGCAAACATCTTGCGCATCTCGAACAGCAGTCGGCCGCGCAGCCCGCGCCGCAGCTCGATCTGTTCGCGCCGCCATCGATGGTCGAGGATGCGGACGACGACGCTTACGACGGCTATCGCGACGACCGTCACGGCAATGCCGCGCCCGTACCGGCCGACCCGCTCGCCGATGCGCTCGTCGAGCGCTTGCGCGCGATCGATCCGAACGAGCTGCGTCCGCGCGAGGCGCTCGATCTGCTTTACGAGTTACATGAGCTGGCCGCGGCGCCGGACACGCAGCGCTGA
- a CDS encoding ATP-dependent DNA helicase has product MASSLSARRAAELGDIFAADGLLARQIDGYRSRASQIEMARAVAAALEASGRAMPEPAMFDVQQRPARRLQSSASSASSASPVLSAQQRGAKDGGLASADADAKNEDTGENTLIVEAGTGTGKTYAYLVPAMLWGGKVIVSTGTKHLQDQLFQRDIPTVRDALAVPVSVAMLKGRANYLCHYYLQRTADNGRLPSRQETSYLQEIVRFAKITRTGDKAELASVPETAAVWSMVTSTRDNCLGQECPHYKECFVMQARREAQQADLVVVNHHLFFADIMLRDTGMAELLPTANTIVFDEAHQLPETATLFFGETLSTAQLLELARDSVAEGLSNARDALDWVKLGAALERAARDVRLTFKEDSLRVSVGQLADDHPLFAALAAVQVELDALTDALAGQSERAESIGACLRRARELQDLLAGWTTLPAEAPERSSRDAGTGRDSRATSTGEGAAHVTQATQASRADAESNEKVRWIEVFSHTVQLHETPLSVAPIFAKQRAGVPRAWVFTSATLSVRGDFTHYAAQMGLNARRSMTLPSPFDYETQGLLYVPRNLPQPSSPVFTDAVFDAALPAIEASGGGVFMLCTTLRAVDRIATKLRDTIESRGWEMPLLVQGDASRTELLERFRAYGNAILVGSQSFWEGVDVRGDALSLVVIDKLPFAPPDDPVLSARLDALTKKGLSPFAVHQLPQAVITLKQGAGRLIRAETDRGVLMICDTRLVDKPYGRRIWQSLPPFKRTREIDVVREFFADRTPGV; this is encoded by the coding sequence CTGGCGTCGTCGCTTTCCGCGCGGCGCGCCGCCGAACTCGGCGACATCTTCGCCGCCGACGGTCTGCTCGCCAGACAGATCGACGGCTATCGGTCGCGTGCATCGCAAATCGAAATGGCGCGCGCCGTGGCGGCGGCGCTCGAAGCGTCGGGCCGCGCCATGCCCGAGCCCGCAATGTTCGACGTGCAGCAGCGTCCTGCACGGCGCTTGCAGTCGTCCGCCTCATCAGCTTCGTCAGCCTCGCCGGTTCTGTCTGCTCAGCAGCGTGGTGCGAAGGACGGCGGCCTGGCGAGCGCCGACGCCGACGCGAAAAACGAAGACACCGGCGAAAACACGCTGATCGTCGAAGCGGGCACCGGCACCGGCAAGACCTATGCGTATCTCGTGCCGGCGATGCTGTGGGGCGGCAAGGTCATCGTTTCCACCGGCACCAAGCATCTGCAGGACCAGCTGTTTCAGCGCGATATCCCGACCGTGCGCGACGCGCTCGCGGTGCCTGTCTCCGTTGCGATGCTGAAGGGCCGCGCGAACTATCTGTGCCACTACTATCTGCAGCGCACGGCCGACAATGGCCGCTTGCCTTCGCGTCAGGAGACGTCGTATTTGCAGGAGATCGTGCGTTTCGCGAAGATCACGCGCACCGGCGACAAAGCCGAGCTCGCGAGCGTGCCGGAAACGGCTGCGGTGTGGTCGATGGTGACGTCGACCCGCGATAATTGCCTCGGCCAGGAGTGTCCGCATTACAAGGAATGCTTCGTGATGCAGGCACGCCGCGAAGCGCAGCAGGCCGACCTCGTCGTCGTCAATCATCATCTGTTTTTCGCCGACATCATGCTGCGCGATACCGGCATGGCGGAACTGTTGCCGACCGCGAATACGATCGTTTTCGACGAAGCGCATCAACTGCCCGAAACGGCAACGCTTTTTTTCGGCGAGACCTTGTCCACTGCGCAGTTGCTCGAACTCGCGCGCGATTCGGTTGCGGAGGGCCTCTCGAACGCGCGCGACGCGCTCGACTGGGTCAAGCTCGGCGCCGCGCTCGAACGCGCCGCGCGCGATGTGCGGCTGACGTTCAAGGAAGACTCGCTGCGTGTGTCGGTGGGTCAACTGGCCGACGATCATCCGCTCTTTGCTGCGCTCGCAGCGGTGCAGGTCGAACTCGATGCGCTGACCGATGCGTTGGCCGGGCAATCGGAGCGCGCGGAATCGATCGGCGCGTGCCTGCGGCGCGCGAGGGAATTGCAGGATCTGCTGGCCGGATGGACCACGCTGCCCGCCGAAGCGCCCGAACGTTCGTCGCGCGATGCCGGGACGGGCCGCGACTCGCGCGCGACCAGCACCGGCGAAGGCGCTGCTCATGTCACGCAGGCCACGCAAGCGTCACGCGCCGACGCGGAGTCGAACGAAAAGGTACGGTGGATCGAAGTCTTTTCGCATACGGTGCAATTGCACGAGACGCCGCTCTCGGTGGCGCCGATTTTCGCGAAGCAGCGCGCGGGCGTGCCGCGCGCCTGGGTGTTCACGTCGGCGACGCTCTCGGTGCGCGGCGACTTTACGCACTATGCGGCGCAAATGGGCCTGAACGCGCGCCGCTCGATGACCTTGCCGAGTCCGTTCGATTACGAAACACAAGGCTTGCTGTATGTGCCGCGCAATTTGCCGCAGCCATCGTCGCCGGTCTTCACCGATGCGGTATTCGATGCCGCGCTCCCGGCCATCGAAGCTTCGGGCGGCGGCGTATTCATGCTATGCACGACGCTGCGCGCCGTCGACCGGATCGCGACGAAGCTGCGCGATACGATCGAATCGCGCGGCTGGGAGATGCCCTTGCTCGTGCAGGGCGACGCAAGCCGCACCGAACTGCTCGAGCGCTTTCGCGCGTATGGCAATGCGATTCTGGTCGGCAGCCAGAGCTTCTGGGAAGGCGTCGATGTGCGCGGCGATGCGCTGTCGCTCGTCGTGATCGACAAGCTGCCGTTCGCGCCGCCCGACGATCCCGTGTTGTCCGCGCGCCTCGATGCGTTGACGAAGAAGGGGCTCAGTCCGTTTGCCGTGCACCAGTTGCCGCAGGCGGTGATCACGCTGAAGCAGGGTGCAGGGCGTCTGATTCGCGCCGAGACCGATCGCGGCGTGCTGATGATCTGCGATACGCGTCTTGTGGACAAACCATATGGCCGGCGAATCTGGCAGAGCTTGCCGCCGTTCAAGCGTACGCGCGAGATCGACGTCGTGCGCGAATTCTTCGCCGATCGAACGCCTGGCGTTTAA
- a CDS encoding cupin domain-containing protein, with protein sequence MPKRPNAQPASPGSDRIPSHQTFHPQASDSFAAPAPNVPAALLGNLSPAQFMRRYWQKKPLLIRGAIPAPALPLTRDELFALADRDEVESRLIVHARNKWTLEHGPFARDELPSLRRRAWTLLVQGVDLHDERARMLLERFRFVPDARLDDLMISFATDGGGVGPHFDSYDVFLLQVHGKRRWRIGAQRDLTLEPGLPLKVLQHFEPDAEWLLEPGDMLYLPPHIAHDGVAEGECMTCSIGFRAPTATELTSQFLYHLAEKLVERPAERTGARRAANVLDGRYRDPQQPAVTQPAQLPAAFVQKVGSILAKVRWNDADVASFLGTYLSEPKPSVVFDAPRRPLDEMRFAKQASKAGIRLDRKSVLLYDQRAYYLNGEENALAAVKTWVPELADRRRLSGKRFVTLSRHPSMTARLHEWYCAGWIQVGELG encoded by the coding sequence ATGCCCAAGCGGCCCAATGCCCAACCGGCGAGCCCAGGTTCAGACCGGATTCCTTCGCATCAAACGTTCCATCCGCAGGCTTCCGACAGCTTCGCGGCACCCGCGCCGAACGTGCCGGCAGCGCTATTAGGCAACCTCAGCCCCGCGCAGTTCATGCGCCGCTACTGGCAGAAAAAACCGCTGTTGATCCGCGGCGCGATACCGGCTCCTGCCTTGCCGCTCACGCGCGATGAGCTGTTCGCGCTCGCCGATCGCGACGAGGTCGAAAGCCGACTCATCGTGCATGCGCGCAACAAGTGGACGCTCGAGCACGGTCCGTTTGCGCGCGACGAGTTGCCGTCGTTAAGACGGCGCGCATGGACGCTGCTCGTGCAGGGCGTCGACCTGCACGACGAACGCGCGCGCATGCTGCTCGAGCGCTTTCGCTTCGTTCCCGATGCGCGGCTCGACGACCTGATGATTTCATTCGCGACCGATGGCGGCGGCGTCGGCCCGCACTTCGACTCATACGATGTGTTTTTGCTGCAGGTACATGGCAAGCGCCGGTGGCGCATCGGAGCGCAGCGCGATCTCACGCTCGAGCCCGGCCTGCCGTTGAAAGTTCTACAACACTTTGAACCGGACGCCGAATGGCTGCTGGAACCCGGCGACATGTTGTACCTGCCTCCGCATATCGCACACGACGGTGTCGCAGAAGGCGAATGCATGACCTGTTCGATCGGCTTTCGCGCGCCGACGGCGACCGAACTGACCTCGCAATTCCTGTATCACCTTGCAGAGAAGCTCGTCGAAAGGCCTGCTGAAAGGACCGGCGCAAGACGGGCCGCAAACGTTTTAGATGGGCGCTACCGCGATCCGCAGCAGCCGGCCGTCACGCAGCCCGCGCAACTGCCGGCCGCATTCGTCCAGAAGGTGGGCTCGATCCTTGCTAAAGTCCGATGGAACGACGCAGACGTCGCGTCGTTTCTCGGCACGTATCTGAGCGAGCCTAAACCGAGCGTCGTATTCGATGCGCCACGTCGGCCGCTCGACGAGATGCGTTTCGCGAAGCAAGCGTCTAAAGCCGGTATTCGTCTGGATCGTAAAAGTGTGCTGCTATACGATCAGCGTGCGTATTACCTGAATGGCGAAGAAAACGCGCTTGCGGCGGTTAAAACATGGGTGCCGGAACTCGCCGATAGACGCCGTTTGAGCGGGAAACGCTTTGTAACACTCTCGCGGCATCCGTCGATGACAGCACGACTTCACGAATGGTATTGTGCGGGCTGGATACAGGTAGGCGAACTGGGATAA
- a CDS encoding RNA methyltransferase, which produces MCGGFTSTRFVLVEPSHPGNVGAAARALKTMGFSRLVLVAPRVANVQNDPEAIAMASGADDVLASAHVVPTLADALSGAQWSLALTARSREYGPPQLAPRTAAAHAREHAAHGDIALVFGNERTGLLNEDVERCSALAHIPANPAYSSLNLAQAVQVLSYELRIAYQDASDSPLSAGASTFAAGSADASARAASDEVERMFVHLENALIALDFLDPANPKKLMSRLRRLFARAGLEREEVNIVRGIAKHILLKAKGRDNETP; this is translated from the coding sequence ATGTGCGGCGGCTTCACGTCCACGCGCTTCGTGCTCGTCGAGCCGAGCCATCCGGGCAACGTCGGCGCCGCGGCACGCGCGCTGAAAACGATGGGCTTCTCGCGGCTCGTGCTCGTCGCGCCGCGCGTCGCGAATGTGCAGAACGATCCGGAAGCGATCGCGATGGCAAGCGGCGCCGACGACGTGCTGGCGAGCGCGCACGTCGTGCCGACGCTTGCCGATGCGTTGTCGGGCGCGCAATGGTCGCTCGCCTTGACCGCGCGCTCGCGCGAATACGGGCCGCCTCAACTCGCGCCGCGCACCGCGGCGGCGCACGCGCGCGAACACGCGGCGCACGGCGATATTGCGCTCGTGTTCGGCAACGAGCGCACGGGCCTGTTGAACGAAGACGTCGAACGCTGCAGCGCGCTCGCGCATATTCCCGCAAACCCCGCGTACAGTTCGTTGAATCTCGCGCAGGCCGTGCAGGTGCTGTCGTACGAACTGCGCATCGCGTATCAGGACGCGTCCGACAGCCCGTTGTCGGCCGGCGCTTCGACTTTCGCCGCAGGCAGTGCGGACGCGAGCGCGCGCGCGGCGAGCGATGAAGTCGAGCGTATGTTCGTGCATCTCGAGAATGCGTTGATCGCACTCGACTTCCTCGATCCCGCCAACCCGAAAAAGCTGATGTCGCGTCTGCGGCGGCTCTTTGCGCGCGCGGGGCTCGAGCGCGAGGAAGTCAACATCGTGCGCGGCATCGCGAAACATATCCTGCTGAAAGCTAAAGGAAGGGATAACGAAACGCCTTGA
- the lplT gene encoding lysophospholipid transporter LplT, translating to MKKGFYTIIAAQFVSSLADNAILIAAIERLTIIRSPAWVTPLLQILFTVSYVLLAPFVGAFADALQKRYVMFIANALKAAGCLLMIFSVHPMVAYAVVGLGAAAYSPAKYGILTELLPAERLVVANAWLESATVLSTIVGTVIGGALISTYAAHFVAHAHLPFIDTAANLAMLVVMLTYASAAALNVGIPDTGARYANRLHEPGKLVGEFVRCFNVLWLDRLARIALWVTTLMWGSAVTLQLLVLKWADVNLGLSLSKGAVIQGVAGIGIALGAAAAAAWIPLRGSLRVLPVGIVAGVVAVAMAFYSKGLFPPGAGLRVGSIFAPVYIILAYPLMILLGALSGFFIVPMNALLQHRGATLLSAGHSIAVQNFNQNLAVLLMLGAYALLLTAGMPVPWIIATFGAFITVLMWLAMRHTAASAKKADLGAMIRK from the coding sequence ATGAAAAAAGGCTTCTACACGATCATCGCCGCGCAATTCGTTTCGTCGCTCGCGGACAATGCGATTCTGATCGCGGCGATCGAGCGGCTCACGATCATCCGTTCGCCGGCCTGGGTCACGCCGCTGCTGCAGATCCTCTTCACGGTGTCGTACGTGCTGCTCGCGCCGTTCGTCGGCGCGTTCGCCGACGCGCTGCAAAAGCGCTACGTGATGTTCATCGCAAACGCATTGAAAGCCGCCGGCTGTCTGCTGATGATTTTCAGCGTCCATCCGATGGTCGCGTATGCGGTCGTCGGCCTCGGCGCCGCCGCGTATTCGCCGGCGAAGTACGGCATTCTGACCGAGCTGCTGCCGGCCGAACGGCTCGTCGTGGCGAATGCATGGCTCGAATCGGCTACCGTGCTGTCGACCATCGTCGGCACGGTGATCGGCGGCGCGCTGATCAGCACCTATGCGGCGCATTTTGTCGCGCACGCGCATCTGCCGTTCATCGACACCGCCGCGAACCTCGCGATGCTCGTCGTCATGCTGACCTATGCGAGCGCGGCGGCGCTCAACGTCGGCATTCCCGACACCGGCGCGCGCTACGCAAACAGGCTGCACGAGCCGGGCAAGCTGGTCGGCGAATTCGTCCGCTGCTTCAACGTGCTGTGGCTCGACCGGCTCGCCCGCATTGCACTCTGGGTCACGACGCTGATGTGGGGCAGCGCGGTTACGCTGCAATTGCTCGTGCTGAAGTGGGCCGACGTGAATCTCGGCCTGTCGCTATCGAAAGGCGCGGTGATTCAGGGCGTCGCCGGCATCGGCATCGCGCTTGGCGCCGCGGCCGCCGCCGCGTGGATTCCGTTGCGCGGATCGCTGCGCGTGCTGCCGGTAGGCATCGTCGCGGGCGTCGTCGCGGTGGCGATGGCGTTCTACAGCAAGGGGCTTTTTCCGCCCGGAGCCGGCTTGCGCGTCGGCTCGATCTTCGCACCGGTTTACATCATCCTTGCCTATCCGTTGATGATTCTGCTGGGCGCGTTGTCGGGCTTCTTCATCGTGCCGATGAACGCGTTGCTTCAGCATCGCGGCGCGACGCTGCTCTCCGCCGGGCACTCGATTGCCGTACAGAACTTCAACCAGAATCTCGCCGTGCTGCTGATGCTTGGCGCGTACGCGTTGCTGCTGACGGCCGGAATGCCGGTGCCGTGGATCATCGCAACGTTCGGCGCTTTCATTACGGTGCTGATGTGGCTCGCCATGCGGCATACCGCCGCCAGTGCGAAAAAGGCCGATCTCGGCGCGATGATTCGCAAGTGA
- a CDS encoding FKBP-type peptidyl-prolyl cis-trans isomerase, translating to MKIAKNTVVSVAYKLSDAQGNLIEESDEPMVYLHGGYDGTFPKIEEELDGQEPGFQTQIQLEPQDAFGEYDPELVKIEPRDRFPEPLEVGMQFEGTPEEGDEDLDTMIYTVTDVAEDKVVLDGNHPLAGMALRFALTVKEVREATEDEIQHEHAHGADGLEVFDDEDDDDLEPKSGPTLH from the coding sequence ATGAAGATCGCAAAGAACACCGTCGTATCGGTCGCGTACAAGCTATCGGATGCGCAAGGCAATCTGATCGAGGAGAGCGACGAGCCGATGGTCTATCTGCACGGCGGCTATGATGGCACGTTCCCCAAGATCGAGGAAGAGTTGGACGGGCAGGAGCCCGGCTTTCAGACGCAGATCCAGCTCGAACCGCAGGACGCATTCGGTGAATACGATCCTGAACTCGTGAAGATCGAACCGCGCGATCGCTTCCCCGAGCCGCTCGAAGTCGGCATGCAATTCGAAGGCACACCCGAAGAAGGCGATGAAGATCTCGATACGATGATCTACACGGTTACCGATGTGGCCGAAGACAAAGTCGTGCTCGACGGCAATCATCCGCTCGCGGGCATGGCGCTGCGTTTCGCGTTGACGGTCAAGGAAGTGCGCGAAGCAACCGAAGACGAGATCCAGCACGAACACGCGCATGGCGCCGATGGCCTCGAGGTCTTCGACGACGAGGACGACGACGATCTCGAACCGAAGTCAGGGCCGACTCTGCACTGA
- the cysE gene encoding serine O-acetyltransferase → MFTRLREDIATIRERDPAARSAWEVLTCYPGLHALLLHRLSHACWRAKRYWIARVVSQIGRFLTGIEIHPGATVGRRVFIDHGMGVVVGETAVIGDDCTIYQGVTLGGTSLTRGAKRHPTLERGVIVGAGAKVLGGFTIGADAKIGSNAVVVKPVPAGATAVGNPARVIVPASATRGAADAAQPAAARSEFCAYGITPNADDPVSLAIHGLINHAANQSLRIDEIVAALERLGASLEALQGADAALFDLKRLSAALEGKVEPGTEPH, encoded by the coding sequence ATGTTCACGAGACTTCGCGAAGACATCGCCACGATCCGCGAGCGCGATCCCGCCGCGCGTAGCGCGTGGGAAGTGCTCACGTGCTACCCGGGCTTGCATGCGCTTCTACTGCATCGCTTGTCGCACGCGTGCTGGCGCGCGAAGCGCTACTGGATCGCGCGCGTCGTCTCGCAGATCGGGCGCTTTCTGACCGGCATCGAGATCCACCCGGGCGCGACGGTCGGCCGGCGTGTGTTCATCGATCACGGCATGGGCGTGGTGGTCGGCGAAACCGCGGTGATCGGCGACGACTGCACGATCTACCAGGGCGTGACGCTCGGCGGCACGTCGCTCACACGCGGCGCGAAGCGGCATCCGACGCTCGAACGCGGCGTGATCGTCGGCGCGGGCGCGAAGGTGCTCGGCGGTTTCACGATCGGTGCCGATGCGAAGATCGGCTCGAATGCGGTCGTCGTGAAGCCGGTGCCGGCGGGCGCGACCGCGGTCGGCAATCCCGCGCGCGTGATCGTGCCCGCGTCTGCTACGCGTGGGGCCGCCGACGCAGCGCAACCCGCGGCCGCGCGTTCGGAGTTCTGCGCATACGGCATCACGCCGAATGCGGACGATCCGGTCTCGCTCGCGATTCACGGGCTCATCAATCACGCGGCAAATCAGTCGCTGCGCATCGACGAAATCGTCGCCGCGCTCGAACGGCTCGGCGCGAGTCTCGAGGCGCTGCAGGGCGCCGATGCGGCGCTGTTCGATCTGAAGCGTTTGTCGGCGGCACTGGAGGGGAAGGTCGAGCCGGGTACGGAGCCGCACTGA